Proteins from a genomic interval of Cognatishimia sp. WU-CL00825:
- a CDS encoding pentapeptide repeat-containing protein produces the protein MADVADGLKPANENPWYVLMTLYGEEGPDLGPVNREKNREVWNAWACQNIPPEQKVTLAEQTGLELVELEGWPRLASEIHRKFKERWLKENPKSGISLTSEGLSSLLNPADNIEMSGTRFIAPLEFRKYIFPADVKMGNSVFRSVADFHKSHFTCDLSLIGTEFKKVCIFSGVRIAGKTNFENTTFYERALFHKANFEQETYFNFCSFNDDVNFSETVFLHSSFKNVNFATRTNFQKIRCKNKANFRGAQFRSETNFSAATFEGETNFSSSNFEGITNFKDATFKQGVSLSRTVFREYSYFVKSKFGTISKGISGYVDFSDSQFEKPTSFRNAFFLEYYPNFRGALLHESSVFTADKAHWPRETHQTAAQAKDSCAIIRQVLAKQGLPEDEHFFFRREMKFLRQSQSISNRPLYTLYWLLSDYGHSLRRPTIALFLLCLLPAFFYAGGKLGVSSNSLDVLLPSINDYWNATGFSFANIFKFFGFQRVYFEQHVATLTSQLKLLSAVQTVFGYALLFFLGLGLRQRFRLR, from the coding sequence ATGGCTGATGTTGCGGATGGGTTGAAGCCCGCGAATGAGAACCCTTGGTATGTGCTGATGACGCTGTATGGGGAGGAAGGGCCCGATTTGGGACCTGTTAACCGTGAAAAAAACCGCGAAGTCTGGAATGCTTGGGCCTGCCAAAATATACCCCCAGAACAAAAGGTAACATTAGCAGAACAGACTGGCCTTGAGTTAGTTGAATTAGAAGGTTGGCCACGTCTCGCAAGCGAAATACACCGGAAGTTCAAAGAACGTTGGCTGAAAGAGAACCCAAAGTCAGGTATATCCTTAACCTCAGAAGGCTTATCCTCACTTCTAAACCCTGCAGATAATATAGAAATGTCTGGCACTCGTTTTATAGCGCCTCTCGAATTCCGGAAATATATTTTCCCCGCCGACGTCAAAATGGGAAATTCAGTTTTTCGGAGCGTCGCTGATTTTCACAAATCACACTTCACTTGTGATCTATCTCTCATTGGAACTGAATTTAAAAAGGTTTGCATATTTTCAGGTGTAAGAATTGCGGGCAAAACAAACTTCGAAAACACGACCTTTTATGAACGGGCCTTGTTTCACAAAGCTAACTTTGAGCAAGAGACGTATTTCAATTTTTGTTCTTTCAATGATGATGTTAACTTCAGTGAAACTGTCTTTTTGCATAGTTCATTCAAAAATGTAAATTTCGCCACTCGCACCAATTTTCAAAAAATTAGATGTAAAAACAAAGCAAATTTCCGAGGTGCCCAATTTCGTAGTGAAACCAACTTTAGCGCTGCGACATTTGAAGGAGAAACAAACTTTTCAAGCTCTAATTTTGAAGGAATAACAAACTTCAAAGACGCTACATTTAAACAGGGTGTTTCGTTAAGTCGAACTGTCTTTCGTGAGTATTCTTACTTTGTTAAATCCAAGTTTGGAACAATATCCAAGGGAATTTCCGGATACGTTGATTTTTCCGATAGCCAATTTGAAAAACCAACAAGTTTCCGAAATGCTTTTTTTCTTGAGTACTATCCAAATTTTAGAGGTGCGCTGCTTCATGAGAGCTCAGTCTTTACGGCAGATAAAGCTCATTGGCCCCGAGAAACCCACCAAACCGCAGCGCAGGCAAAAGATTCTTGTGCTATAATTCGGCAAGTGTTGGCCAAACAGGGCCTACCAGAAGACGAGCATTTCTTTTTTCGCCGCGAAATGAAATTTCTTCGCCAATCACAATCCATTTCTAATCGCCCCCTGTACACCCTCTATTGGTTACTTTCAGATTACGGGCATTCGCTCCGGCGACCTACGATCGCTCTCTTTCTTTTGTGCCTTTTACCAGCGTTCTTCTATGCCGGAGGGAAGTTGGGAGTTTCATCAAACTCGTTAGATGTCCTGTTGCCTTCAATAAATGACTATTGGAACGCAACAGGGTTTTCTTTTGCCAACATATTTAAGTTCTTTGGTTTTCAGCGCGTATATTTCGAACAACATGTGGCGACACTGACAAGCCAACTCAAGCTCTTATCTGCTGTTCAAACCGTGTTTGGCTATGCATTGCTCTTCTTCCTAGGTCTTGGGCTGCGGCAGCGGTTTCGGTTGCGTTAA
- a CDS encoding DUF6455 family protein: MPERATIKKHTYLFDTMAEKLGHDMQKHVQDHDISMSEVADAVLRCANCSNPDNCANNLAAQKSLQNPPSYCQNIPLFQEL; encoded by the coding sequence ATGCCCGAGCGCGCAACAATAAAAAAACATACCTATCTCTTTGATACAATGGCTGAAAAACTCGGCCATGACATGCAAAAACACGTCCAGGACCACGACATCTCTATGTCCGAGGTCGCCGATGCCGTGTTGCGTTGCGCCAATTGCAGCAACCCAGACAATTGCGCCAACAATCTGGCCGCGCAGAAATCCCTGCAAAACCCGCCGAGCTATTGCCAGAATATCCCCCTGTTTCAAGAGCTCTGA
- a CDS encoding YigZ family protein, with protein MRQILNVVTDRGSKYAVTGFAVTSRTDVDAALKQLKKDKKFAKATHNTWAVLLSEGAPIKGDDGESGAGMVIMRMLERADLRDHMIVVTRWYGGTKLGGDRFRRVQDCVRAYLESP; from the coding sequence ATGCGCCAGATCCTGAATGTGGTGACCGACCGCGGCAGCAAATACGCGGTCACCGGCTTTGCCGTCACCAGTCGCACCGACGTCGACGCAGCGCTTAAGCAGCTTAAAAAAGACAAAAAATTTGCCAAGGCCACCCATAACACCTGGGCGGTTCTTCTGTCCGAAGGCGCGCCGATCAAAGGCGATGATGGCGAAAGCGGGGCCGGCATGGTAATCATGCGCATGCTTGAACGCGCCGATCTGCGCGATCACATGATTGTGGTCACCCGCTGGTATGGCGGCACAAAGCTGGGCGGCGACCGTTTTCGGCGGGTGCAGGATTGCGTGCGCGCCTACTTGGAAAGCCCCTAG
- a CDS encoding M48 family metalloprotease, whose amino-acid sequence MLSIKPIASLLLVASVMAGCVTPSPTSQNPQRNASAAPTFDATGPQALRFQRVIARMEPIAERICHNHTGGAENCDYQIVLDKRAGAPSNAYQSQDNTGRPVLTFTAAILAEFRNDDELAFVLGHEAAHHIAGHIAQTRKTATVGALVGGTVALLLGGGDTAVDIGVDLGGTVGARAFSKDHELEADALGAQITQAAGYDALRGAAFFQRIPDPGDRFLGSHPPNAQRIDIVRQTVGQTGTGF is encoded by the coding sequence ATGCTTTCAATCAAACCCATCGCCAGTCTGTTGCTTGTGGCCTCTGTTATGGCAGGCTGTGTCACCCCAAGCCCCACGTCGCAAAACCCACAACGCAACGCCTCTGCCGCGCCAACCTTTGATGCCACTGGTCCACAGGCACTGCGCTTTCAACGCGTCATTGCCCGTATGGAACCCATCGCAGAACGCATCTGCCACAACCACACTGGGGGCGCGGAGAACTGTGACTATCAGATCGTGTTGGACAAGCGGGCAGGGGCCCCGTCAAACGCTTATCAATCGCAAGATAATACAGGTCGGCCGGTGTTGACCTTTACGGCGGCCATTCTTGCAGAGTTTCGAAATGATGACGAATTGGCCTTTGTGCTGGGCCATGAAGCCGCGCATCACATTGCCGGCCATATCGCGCAGACTCGCAAAACAGCAACCGTTGGCGCCTTGGTTGGCGGCACCGTTGCGCTGCTTTTGGGCGGAGGCGACACCGCCGTAGATATCGGGGTTGATCTGGGGGGCACCGTCGGGGCGCGGGCGTTTTCCAAAGATCACGAACTGGAGGCCGACGCTTTGGGCGCGCAGATCACTCAGGCTGCTGGCTATGACGCCCTGCGCGGCGCGGCCTTTTTCCAACGCATTCCAGATCCCGGAGATCGGTTTCTGGGCAGCCACCCGCCCAATGCCCAGCGCATCGACATCGTGCGGCAGACCGTCGGCCAAACCGGGACGGGGTTTTAG
- a CDS encoding M48 family metalloprotease: protein MPVDICKTALRVLAFCVLTSCAAPIDFAAQDAAELPDANSFEGIAARIAPVAQHTCEAFGLAIDCRIQIFLASTKTETSNAFQSFDNRGRPFLLVTPELLDEAKNADEVALVLGHEAAHAVFGHLHMRSDVTEKEARALAKVLQAQDGKIKSEAQAQMVRALFGDRSARRHAELEADALGALLAREAGYNAARGARFIERIEDPGRHLLSTHPSNKQRLAAITRALKYGRLPRMPQ from the coding sequence ATGCCAGTCGATATCTGTAAAACGGCCCTAAGGGTTCTGGCGTTTTGCGTGCTGACATCCTGTGCCGCGCCGATTGATTTTGCAGCGCAGGACGCAGCGGAATTGCCTGATGCAAACAGCTTTGAGGGCATCGCCGCTCGCATCGCGCCTGTGGCGCAACACACCTGCGAAGCCTTTGGCCTTGCCATAGACTGCCGCATTCAGATCTTTCTTGCCTCCACCAAAACCGAAACCTCAAATGCCTTCCAGTCCTTTGACAACCGGGGCCGCCCCTTCCTTTTGGTGACACCAGAATTGCTGGACGAGGCCAAAAATGCTGATGAGGTGGCGTTGGTTTTGGGCCACGAGGCCGCACATGCGGTATTTGGGCATTTGCACATGCGCAGCGATGTCACAGAAAAAGAAGCGCGCGCACTGGCCAAAGTTCTGCAAGCCCAGGATGGCAAAATCAAATCAGAAGCGCAGGCCCAGATGGTGCGGGCGTTGTTTGGCGATCGCTCAGCACGGCGGCATGCGGAACTAGAGGCGGATGCATTAGGGGCCTTGTTGGCGCGCGAAGCGGGTTATAATGCGGCGCGGGGCGCGCGTTTTATCGAACGTATCGAAGACCCTGGCCGACATTTGCTCAGCACCCACCCGTCAAACAAACAGCGTTTGGCTGCCATTACCCGTGCACTGAAATACGGGCGTTTGCCCAGAATGCCCCAATGA
- a CDS encoding nitroreductase family protein, which translates to MPTPNPAALEFLLTRRSRPAKTLTLPVPEKAALMPILEAALRTPDHGKLEPWRLIVLDQAKLAQLGDLAGQRAQALALDAAQTEKARFQFDTGQLAIAVVSSPVEVAKVPQIEQVYSAGAVCLALLNAALAAGWGANWLSGVMSHDRGFLSAGLGLQDHEALAGLIHIGTEKFAPPDRPRPNLEEKVIWPSA; encoded by the coding sequence ATGCCGACCCCAAACCCTGCCGCGCTTGAATTTCTGCTGACCCGCCGCTCGCGCCCTGCCAAAACCCTCACCTTGCCAGTGCCTGAGAAAGCTGCGCTGATGCCAATTCTGGAGGCTGCGTTGCGCACGCCAGATCATGGTAAATTGGAACCCTGGCGGCTGATCGTGCTGGATCAGGCCAAGCTGGCGCAATTGGGTGATCTGGCCGGTCAGCGCGCCCAGGCGCTTGCGCTTGACGCGGCCCAGACGGAAAAGGCGCGCTTTCAATTTGACACGGGCCAACTGGCGATTGCGGTGGTGTCAAGCCCGGTAGAGGTGGCGAAGGTGCCCCAGATAGAACAGGTCTATTCAGCCGGTGCCGTTTGTTTGGCGCTGTTGAATGCGGCGCTGGCCGCCGGTTGGGGGGCCAATTGGCTCAGCGGTGTGATGTCACATGATCGCGGTTTTTTAAGCGCGGGACTGGGGCTGCAAGACCACGAGGCCTTGGCTGGATTGATCCACATTGGAACCGAGAAATTCGCCCCGCCGGACCGCCCACGCCCCAACCTTGAGGAGAAAGTCATATGGCCGTCGGCCTAA
- a CDS encoding EI24 domain-containing protein: MAVGLILNAFVKALGQLGDHRFRKVLITGIGLTLALLVGAYLLLLGVLDWFNVKETLAGFVGSSDGLGLVIGIGSFLVVLVLSIFLMVPVSSAFTSLFLEQVADAVEDRHYPGLPAATPVPLSEAIQDTLSFLGLLIVANIGALLLYLALPPLAPFIFWGLNGFLLGREYFTIAAMRRVGRLGAKDLRREHRVTIWAAGVLMAIPLTIPLVNLLVPVLGAATFTHIFHKLEQRKGFSAHLS, encoded by the coding sequence ATGGCCGTCGGCCTAATCCTAAACGCTTTTGTCAAAGCCCTTGGGCAATTGGGAGATCACCGGTTTCGCAAAGTTCTGATCACTGGCATTGGCCTGACGCTGGCGCTGTTGGTCGGTGCCTATTTGCTTTTGCTGGGCGTGCTAGATTGGTTTAACGTCAAAGAGACGCTGGCCGGGTTTGTGGGCAGCTCTGATGGCTTGGGGTTGGTGATTGGCATCGGGTCTTTTCTGGTGGTTTTGGTGCTGTCGATCTTTTTGATGGTGCCAGTGTCCTCGGCCTTTACGTCGCTGTTTTTGGAACAGGTGGCTGATGCGGTCGAAGACCGGCATTATCCGGGCCTGCCCGCCGCCACCCCGGTGCCGCTGTCAGAGGCGATACAAGACACGCTCAGCTTTCTTGGCCTGCTGATCGTGGCCAACATTGGCGCGTTGCTGCTCTATTTGGCGCTGCCGCCGCTGGCCCCGTTTATTTTCTGGGGACTGAACGGATTTTTGTTGGGACGAGAGTATTTCACCATTGCGGCGATGCGGCGCGTGGGTCGTTTGGGGGCAAAAGATCTACGCCGCGAACACCGTGTGACCATTTGGGCTGCGGGTGTTTTGATGGCGATCCCGTTGACCATTCCGCTGGTCAATCTGCTGGTGCCGGTCTTGGGCGCGGCAACCTTCACCCATATTTTTCACAAACTAGAGCAGCGCAAAGGTTTTTCAGCCCATTTGTCCTAA
- a CDS encoding DUF1467 family protein gives MSITSAIVLFAVIWFMMFLVVIPIRLKTQGDMGSVVPGTQAGAPEHHNLKKKAWITTALSAVLWGILFWVITTGQITVRDFDWMDRLPPVSES, from the coding sequence ATGTCCATCACCTCTGCCATCGTCTTATTTGCCGTCATCTGGTTTATGATGTTTTTGGTGGTTATTCCCATTCGGTTGAAAACCCAGGGGGATATGGGCTCTGTTGTGCCGGGCACCCAGGCGGGGGCACCTGAACATCATAACCTCAAGAAAAAAGCATGGATCACCACTGCGCTGAGCGCGGTTCTATGGGGCATCTTATTCTGGGTGATCACCACGGGCCAGATCACCGTGCGGGATTTTGATTGGATGGATCGTTTGCCGCCAGTGTCTGAAAGCTAA
- the mce gene encoding methylmalonyl-CoA epimerase, with the protein MIGRLNHVAIAVPDLDAAVAQYKNALGATVGAPQDEPDHGVTVVFIELPNTKIELLYPLGEDSPINGFLAKNPAGGIHHICYEVEDILAARDKLKDSGARVLGSGDPKIGAHGKPVLFLHPKDFNGCLVELEQV; encoded by the coding sequence ATGATCGGCCGCCTGAACCACGTAGCAATCGCTGTTCCTGATCTAGACGCCGCTGTGGCGCAATATAAAAATGCCCTAGGGGCCACCGTGGGCGCACCACAAGACGAGCCGGATCATGGCGTGACCGTGGTGTTTATCGAATTGCCAAATACCAAGATCGAGCTGTTGTACCCGCTGGGCGAGGACAGCCCAATCAACGGCTTTCTTGCCAAAAACCCAGCTGGTGGCATTCACCACATCTGCTATGAAGTCGAAGACATTCTGGCAGCCCGCGATAAGTTGAAAGACTCCGGTGCGCGCGTTTTGGGCAGCGGTGACCCAAAGATCGGGGCGCATGGCAAGCCTGTGCTGTTTTTGCATCCCAAAGATTTCAACGGTTGTCTCGTCGAACTTGAACAGGTCTAA
- a CDS encoding response regulator, with protein sequence MDEFNSLGYLGKPTARRPLLGLTVLVVEDSRFASEALRLICLKSGARIRRADSLRSARRHLRVYRPSVAVIDIGLPDGSGLDLIRDLNQTDPRVSVLIATSGDDTLARACRSAGADHFLSKPLESLVAFQTCILSHLPTERVPSGLRALHDEKITPDPMAYLDDLAHAAEVLAQPEDDQMFSYVVPFLCGIALSAGDLALKSAVDALRLSHEKGKALDQKQAQLTLMLQQRLVSRQAM encoded by the coding sequence ATGGACGAGTTCAACAGTCTTGGATATCTGGGCAAGCCCACAGCCCGCCGGCCCCTGTTGGGGTTGACGGTTTTGGTGGTCGAAGACAGCCGTTTTGCCAGCGAGGCTTTGCGCTTGATTTGCCTGAAAAGCGGGGCCCGCATTCGGCGTGCTGACAGTTTACGATCTGCACGGCGACACCTGCGGGTGTACCGGCCGTCTGTCGCGGTGATTGATATTGGGTTGCCAGACGGGTCCGGGCTGGATCTGATCCGGGATCTTAACCAAACTGACCCGCGGGTCTCGGTGCTGATTGCCACCTCGGGGGACGACACATTAGCGCGGGCTTGCCGCAGCGCCGGTGCGGATCACTTCCTCTCTAAGCCTCTGGAATCATTAGTGGCATTCCAAACTTGCATCTTAAGTCATTTGCCCACCGAACGGGTTCCCAGCGGCCTGCGCGCTTTACATGATGAAAAAATCACCCCCGATCCAATGGCCTATTTGGATGATCTGGCCCACGCCGCCGAGGTTTTGGCCCAGCCCGAAGATGATCAGATGTTCAGCTATGTTGTGCCATTTTTATGCGGCATCGCCCTGAGCGCTGGGGATCTGGCATTGAAATCTGCCGTAGATGCGCTGCGCCTGTCCCATGAAAAGGGCAAGGCTTTGGATCAAAAACAAGCACAACTGACCTTGATGCTGCAGCAACGATTGGTGAGTCGACAGGCGATGTGA